Proteins encoded together in one Bacteroides ovatus window:
- a CDS encoding DUF1573 domain-containing protein: MKRSLLSILSLLTVALAAVAQPRISSNKETHNFGQIEWKRPVTVEYTITNTGNQPLVLTNVTTSCACAVADWTKEPIAPGGKGVVKASFDAKALGHFEKSIGIYSNASPSLVYLKFTGEVVQEIKDYTKLLPYTIGNIRLDRDEFAFPDVYRGQQPSLTFDIANLSDRPYEPVLMHLPPYLKMEAEPKVLLKGKKGTIKLTLDASQLKDYGLTQTSVYLSRFSGDKVSEDNEIPVSAILLPDFSRMTEKDSLNAPAMHISETDIDLSIPLIKKNKVSHDILIANSGKTPLVISKLQVFNSSVGVSLKKTVLPPDGMTKLKVTIRKRDVGNKKHHLRILMITNDPLRPKVEINIKR; the protein is encoded by the coding sequence ATGAAACGTAGTTTACTATCTATATTATCTTTACTTACTGTCGCTTTGGCAGCCGTTGCCCAACCTCGTATCTCTTCAAATAAAGAGACACATAACTTCGGACAAATTGAGTGGAAACGTCCGGTGACAGTGGAATATACCATCACTAACACGGGAAACCAGCCATTGGTACTGACCAACGTCACAACCTCTTGTGCCTGTGCCGTGGCCGACTGGACCAAAGAACCGATTGCCCCGGGAGGAAAAGGAGTAGTAAAAGCTTCTTTTGACGCAAAAGCGTTAGGACATTTTGAAAAGTCGATAGGAATATATAGCAATGCCAGTCCGAGCTTGGTCTATCTGAAGTTTACCGGTGAAGTAGTGCAGGAAATAAAAGATTATACAAAGCTACTTCCTTATACAATTGGAAATATTCGTTTAGATCGTGATGAGTTTGCTTTCCCCGATGTCTATCGCGGACAGCAGCCTTCATTGACCTTTGATATCGCCAATCTTTCGGATCGTCCTTACGAACCGGTATTGATGCATCTGCCTCCTTATCTGAAAATGGAAGCGGAACCCAAAGTCTTGTTGAAAGGCAAGAAAGGAACTATCAAACTGACGCTGGATGCGAGCCAGCTAAAAGATTACGGATTGACACAGACTTCTGTCTACCTTTCTCGTTTCTCCGGTGATAAGGTGAGCGAAGATAATGAAATACCGGTTTCGGCCATTCTTCTTCCCGACTTCTCTCGTATGACGGAAAAAGATTCTTTGAACGCTCCTGCCATGCACATTTCGGAAACGGATATTGATCTTAGTATCCCGTTGATAAAGAAGAATAAGGTAAGCCATGATATATTGATAGCCAATTCCGGAAAGACTCCGTTAGTCATCAGTAAGTTGCAGGTATTCAATTCATCGGTAGGAGTGAGCCTGAAGAAGACAGTCCTTCCTCCGGATGGAATGACGAAGCTCAAAGTAACTATTCGTAAGCGTGACGTAGGTAATAAGAAGCATCATTTACGTATCCTGATGATAACAAATGATCCGTTACGCCCGAAAGTTGAAATCAATATCAAACGCTAA
- the meaB gene encoding methylmalonyl Co-A mutase-associated GTPase MeaB: MEHPENSEEYKGLVVNKGIEQPSSVNPYLKRKPKKRQLSVAEFVEGIVKGDVTILSQAVTLVESVKPEHQAVSQEIIEKCLPFSGNSIRIGISGVPGAGKSTSIDVFGLHVLEKGGKLAVLAIDPSSERSKGSILGDKTRMEQLSVHPKSFIRPSPSAGSLGGVARKTRETIILCEAAGFDKIFVETVGVGQSETAVHSMVDFFLLIQLSGTGDELQGIKRGIMEMADGIVINKADGDNLERAKLAATQFRNALHLFPAPESGWIPKVLTYSGFYNLGVKEVWDMIYEYIDFVKENGYFEYRRNEQSKYWMYESINEQLRDSFYHNPKIEAMLLEKEQQVLKGNLTSFIAARSLLDTYFEDLK; the protein is encoded by the coding sequence ATGGAACATCCTGAAAATAGTGAAGAATATAAGGGGCTTGTTGTCAATAAAGGCATTGAGCAACCCTCATCTGTGAATCCCTACTTAAAGCGGAAACCTAAGAAACGCCAACTTTCAGTAGCAGAGTTTGTAGAAGGTATCGTAAAAGGTGATGTCACCATATTGAGTCAGGCTGTGACATTGGTTGAAAGCGTAAAGCCTGAACATCAGGCTGTTTCACAGGAAATCATAGAGAAGTGTCTGCCATTTTCCGGTAATTCGATTCGGATTGGTATCAGCGGCGTTCCCGGTGCAGGAAAGAGTACGTCGATAGATGTATTCGGTCTGCATGTACTCGAAAAGGGGGGCAAACTGGCGGTATTGGCCATCGACCCTAGTAGTGAGCGTAGTAAAGGCAGTATCTTAGGGGATAAAACGCGTATGGAGCAGCTTTCCGTGCATCCTAAATCGTTTATCCGCCCTAGTCCGTCAGCCGGTTCTTTGGGAGGAGTGGCACGCAAAACACGTGAGACGATTATTCTTTGTGAAGCTGCCGGATTCGATAAGATTTTTGTGGAGACCGTAGGAGTGGGACAAAGCGAAACGGCTGTTCACTCGATGGTTGATTTTTTCCTGTTGATTCAGTTGTCCGGTACGGGCGATGAACTGCAAGGGATTAAGCGTGGTATTATGGAGATGGCGGATGGTATCGTTATCAATAAGGCCGATGGAGATAATCTGGAACGTGCCAAGTTGGCTGCCACTCAATTCCGTAATGCATTGCATCTGTTTCCTGCACCTGAATCCGGATGGATTCCCAAAGTATTGACTTACTCCGGTTTTTATAACCTGGGAGTGAAGGAGGTCTGGGACATGATTTACGAATACATTGACTTTGTGAAAGAAAACGGCTATTTTGAATATCGCCGCAACGAACAAAGTAAATACTGGATGTATGAAAGCATCAATGAACAACTTCGTGACAGCTTTTATCATAATCCGAAGATTGAAGCGATGCTCTTAGAAAAAGAACAGCAGGTATTGAAAGGTAACCTGACTTCGTTTATAGCTGCAAGAAGCTTGCTCGATACTTATTTTGAGGATTTGAAATGA
- a CDS encoding DMT family transporter produces MDKSKNLYGHLFALTANVMWGLMSPIGKSALQEFSPISVTTFRMVGAAAAFWILSMFCKQEHVNHQDMLKIFFASLFALVFNQGVFIFGLSMTSPIDASIVTTTLPIVTMVVAAIYLKEPITNKKVLGIFVGAMGALILIMSSQAGSNGNGSLIGDLLCLVAQISFSIYLTVFKGLSQRYSAVTINKWMFIYASMCYIPFSYYDISTIQWTSVSTVAILQVLYVVLGGSFLAYLCIMTAQRLLRPTVVSMYNYMQPIVATIAAIAMGIGSFGWEKGIAIALVFLGVYIVTQSKSRADLEKAEKPH; encoded by the coding sequence ATGGACAAAAGTAAGAACCTGTATGGTCATTTGTTTGCGCTTACAGCAAACGTTATGTGGGGATTAATGTCTCCCATCGGTAAGTCGGCTCTTCAAGAGTTTTCTCCAATTTCTGTAACTACGTTCCGCATGGTGGGGGCAGCAGCCGCTTTCTGGATCCTTTCCATGTTTTGCAAACAGGAACATGTGAATCATCAAGATATGCTGAAAATCTTCTTTGCTTCACTGTTTGCACTAGTATTCAATCAAGGAGTGTTCATCTTCGGGCTTTCTATGACTTCTCCTATTGATGCTTCTATCGTAACTACCACTCTACCGATTGTAACAATGGTTGTAGCGGCCATTTACTTGAAAGAACCTATTACCAATAAGAAAGTACTGGGGATTTTTGTAGGTGCGATGGGAGCACTTATTCTCATTATGAGCAGCCAGGCAGGAAGCAACGGAAATGGAAGCCTGATTGGTGACTTACTTTGTCTCGTTGCACAAATCAGTTTCTCCATATACCTGACTGTATTCAAGGGATTGTCTCAACGATATTCGGCAGTAACGATTAATAAATGGATGTTCATATATGCTTCAATGTGTTACATTCCGTTCTCCTATTATGATATTTCTACGATTCAATGGACTTCTGTTTCCACTGTCGCCATTCTACAGGTACTTTATGTCGTATTAGGAGGTAGTTTCCTCGCATATCTCTGCATTATGACTGCGCAGAGGCTGCTCCGTCCTACGGTAGTCAGTATGTACAATTATATGCAACCCATCGTGGCTACGATTGCAGCAATCGCGATGGGTATCGGAAGTTTCGGCTGGGAGAAAGGGATTGCTATCGCACTTGTATTCCTGGGAGTATATATTGTAACTCAAAGTAAATCGAGAGCTGATCTTGAAAAAGCAGAAAAGCCTCATTAA
- a CDS encoding AAA family ATPase gives MEQQANYIRRIEIHGLWERFNIGWDLRPDVNILSGINGVGKTTILNRSVGYLEELSGEMKSDEKNGVRLFFDNPQATYIPYDVIRSYDRPLIMGDFTARMADKNVKSELDWQLYLLQRRYLDYQVNIGNKMIEMLSSIDEEERRKAATLSVAKRRFQDMIDELFSYTRKKIDRKRNDIAFYQDGDLLFPYKLSSGEKQMLVILLTVLVQDNSHCVLFMDEPEASLHIEWQQKLIAMIRELNPNVQIILTTHSPAVIMEGWLDAVTEVSDISTTVGHKLDKDSPNCNL, from the coding sequence ATGGAACAACAAGCCAATTATATCCGTCGTATCGAGATACACGGACTATGGGAACGCTTTAATATAGGATGGGATTTGCGTCCCGATGTGAACATCCTCTCCGGCATCAACGGAGTGGGGAAGACTACCATTCTGAACCGTTCGGTGGGATACCTCGAAGAACTTTCCGGTGAAATGAAAAGTGACGAGAAGAACGGAGTGCGTCTCTTTTTCGACAATCCCCAGGCAACCTATATTCCTTATGACGTCATCCGGAGCTACGACCGTCCCCTGATTATGGGTGACTTCACAGCCCGCATGGCCGACAAGAATGTAAAGTCTGAACTGGACTGGCAGCTCTATCTCTTGCAACGCCGTTACCTCGATTATCAGGTCAACATTGGTAATAAGATGATTGAAATGCTTTCCAGCATTGATGAAGAAGAGCGTCGTAAAGCAGCTACATTATCTGTAGCCAAACGTCGTTTTCAGGATATGATTGACGAACTGTTCAGCTATACACGCAAAAAGATAGACAGGAAACGGAACGATATCGCTTTCTATCAGGATGGCGACCTATTATTCCCTTATAAACTGTCGTCCGGTGAAAAGCAAATGCTGGTTATCCTGCTGACCGTACTCGTGCAGGACAACAGCCATTGTGTATTGTTTATGGATGAGCCGGAAGCCTCCCTTCATATAGAATGGCAGCAGAAACTGATTGCTATGATACGTGAACTGAATCCGAATGTGCAGATTATCCTGACTACCCATTCGCCTGCCGTCATTATGGAAGGCTGGCTGGATGCCGTGACAGAAGTAAGCGATATATCTACCACCGTAGGGCACAAGCTCGACAAGGATTCTCCCAACTGTAATTTGTAA
- a CDS encoding DUF4435 domain-containing protein, translating into MATSLRDNLTSSYFNAAHKLYPKKARRRIIAYVESYDDIAFWRTLLEEFEDDEHYFQVMLPSATSLAKGKKMVLMNTLNTAELGRSLIACVDSDYDFLLQGATNTSRKINRNRYIFQTYTYAIENYHCFAESLHEVCVQATLNDRSILDFNFYLKKYSEIVYPLFLWNVWFYRQRDTYTFPMYDFHTYTSLREINLRHPEKSLESLQQRVNQKLAELKKKFPHNINQVNGLRTEFKELGLVPENTYLYMQGHHVMDNVVMKLLIPVCTVLRREREQEIKRLAEHNEQFRNELTCYQNSQVNVEIMLKKNVAYKRLFHYDWLRQDISEYLEEGKNKEEKKQRS; encoded by the coding sequence ATGGCAACTTCACTACGAGATAATCTGACTTCTTCTTATTTCAATGCCGCCCATAAGCTTTATCCGAAGAAAGCCCGCCGACGTATCATCGCTTACGTAGAAAGCTATGACGACATCGCTTTCTGGCGCACATTGCTTGAAGAGTTTGAAGACGACGAACACTATTTCCAAGTGATGCTTCCTTCGGCCACCTCCCTGGCAAAAGGAAAAAAGATGGTACTCATGAACACGCTGAATACAGCCGAATTGGGGAGAAGTCTGATTGCCTGTGTGGACAGTGACTATGATTTCCTGTTGCAGGGAGCTACCAATACTTCCCGTAAAATCAACCGGAACAGGTATATTTTTCAGACTTATACCTATGCTATTGAAAACTATCATTGTTTTGCCGAAAGCCTTCACGAAGTATGTGTGCAGGCTACGTTGAATGACCGTTCCATTTTAGATTTCAACTTCTACCTGAAGAAGTACTCTGAAATAGTATATCCGCTTTTCCTCTGGAACGTATGGTTCTATCGCCAACGGGATACTTACACTTTCCCCATGTACGATTTCCATACTTATACTTCTTTGCGCGAGATTAATCTCCGGCATCCGGAAAAGAGCTTGGAATCCCTTCAACAACGGGTTAATCAGAAGTTGGCAGAGTTGAAAAAGAAATTCCCCCATAACATCAATCAGGTGAATGGATTGCGGACTGAATTTAAAGAGCTGGGCTTGGTGCCGGAAAACACTTACTTGTATATGCAGGGACACCATGTGATGGATAATGTGGTAATGAAACTACTGATTCCGGTCTGCACCGTATTGCGCCGTGAACGGGAACAGGAAATCAAGCGGTTGGCCGAACACAATGAACAGTTCAGAAACGAACTGACTTGTTATCAGAACAGCCAGGTGAACGTAGAAATCATGCTCAAGAAGAATGTAGCCTACAAAAGACTCTTCCATTATGATTGGCTACGGCAGGATATCAGTGAATATTTGGAAGAAGGAAAGAATAAAGAAGAAAAGAAACAGAGATCATAA
- a CDS encoding mechanosensitive ion channel family protein has protein sequence MKEVKEVVDTVSVALANGQPEEAGNVVMQEVNHALLSMGVDEAMADKIDNFIILLFIIGIALLANLICRKIILRTVSKLVKQTKATWDDIVFNDKVMVNISRMVAPILIYISIPIAFPEHADSALLDFLRRLCMIYILAVFLRFVSALFTAVYLVYSAREQYKDKPLKGLLQTAQVILFFIGAIIIISILIKQSPVVLLTGLGASAAVLMLVFKDSIMGFVSGIQLSANNMLKVGDWITMPKYGADGTVIEVTLNTVKVRNFDNTITTIPPYLLISDSFQNWQGMQESGGRRVKRSINIDMTSVHFCTPEMLAKYRKIQLLKDYVDETEKVVEEYNKEHHIDNSVLVNGRRQTNLGVFRAYLTNYLKNLPTVNQDLTCMVRQLQPTETGIPLELYFFSANKVWVAYEGIQADVFDHVLAIIPEFDLRVFQNPSGADLHRIGVKIEN, from the coding sequence ATGAAAGAAGTAAAAGAAGTGGTTGATACAGTGAGTGTGGCATTAGCAAACGGGCAACCGGAAGAAGCAGGTAATGTGGTGATGCAAGAAGTGAATCATGCTTTGCTCTCGATGGGAGTGGATGAAGCTATGGCTGATAAGATTGATAACTTTATCATCTTATTGTTTATTATTGGAATAGCATTACTTGCCAATCTGATTTGCCGCAAGATTATTCTGCGTACCGTATCCAAATTGGTGAAACAGACGAAGGCCACTTGGGATGATATTGTATTTAATGATAAAGTAATGGTGAATATCAGCAGGATGGTGGCACCTATATTGATCTATATATCTATTCCTATTGCTTTTCCCGAACATGCAGACTCTGCTTTGCTTGATTTTCTTCGAAGACTTTGCATGATTTATATCCTTGCAGTCTTTCTTCGCTTCGTCAGTGCTTTGTTCACGGCTGTGTATCTGGTATATAGCGCGCGTGAGCAATATAAAGACAAACCTTTGAAGGGGCTTTTGCAGACAGCACAAGTCATTCTCTTCTTTATAGGAGCTATCATCATTATCAGTATTCTGATAAAGCAGAGTCCGGTGGTGTTGCTGACCGGATTGGGAGCTTCTGCTGCGGTTCTGATGTTGGTTTTCAAAGATAGTATCATGGGATTTGTCTCCGGCATCCAGCTTTCTGCCAATAATATGCTGAAGGTGGGTGATTGGATCACGATGCCGAAATACGGTGCGGACGGTACAGTGATAGAAGTAACATTGAATACCGTAAAAGTACGTAACTTCGACAATACTATCACCACCATTCCTCCTTATCTATTGATTAGTGATTCTTTCCAAAACTGGCAGGGAATGCAGGAATCCGGCGGACGTCGTGTGAAACGTTCCATCAATATAGACATGACCAGTGTGCATTTCTGTACACCGGAGATGTTGGCAAAATACCGGAAGATACAACTGTTGAAAGACTATGTGGATGAAACGGAAAAGGTAGTGGAAGAATATAATAAGGAACATCATATCGACAACTCTGTGTTAGTGAATGGACGCCGGCAAACAAACCTGGGAGTTTTCCGTGCCTATCTGACTAACTATCTGAAGAATCTGCCTACCGTCAACCAAGACCTGACCTGTATGGTACGTCAGCTTCAGCCTACTGAAACCGGTATCCCATTGGAACTTTATTTCTTTTCTGCCAATAAAGTATGGGTTGCCTACGAAGGCATACAGGCAGATGTTTTCGATCATGTGCTTGCCATTATTCCCGAATTCGACTTGCGTGTCTTCCAAAACCCGTCGGGGGCAGACCTGCATCGGATAGGGGTAAAGATAGAAAACTAA
- a CDS encoding AraC family transcriptional regulator, protein MTTPLSNQIIREITPLSDKDCFYIAERYKTEFTYPIHNHSEFELNFTEKAAGVRRIVGDSSEVIGDYDLVLITGKDLEHVWEQNECRSKEIREITIQFSSDLFFKSFINKNQFDSIRRMLDKAQKGLCFPMSAILKIYPLLDTLASEKQGFYAVIKFMTILYELSLFEEEARTLSSSSFAKIDIHSDSRRVQKVQEYINTHYQEEIRLGQLADMVGMTDVSFSRFFKLRTGKNLSDYIIDIRLGFASRLLVDSTMSIAEICYECGFNNLSNFNRIFKKKKSCSPKEFRENYRKKKKLI, encoded by the coding sequence ATGACTACACCGTTATCCAACCAGATTATCCGTGAAATCACTCCTTTGTCAGATAAGGATTGCTTTTACATTGCGGAACGTTATAAAACGGAATTCACTTATCCTATACACAACCACTCCGAGTTTGAATTGAACTTCACCGAAAAGGCTGCCGGAGTAAGGCGGATTGTAGGAGACTCTTCCGAAGTGATAGGTGATTATGATTTGGTGTTGATAACAGGAAAAGACTTGGAGCACGTCTGGGAACAGAACGAGTGCCGTTCGAAAGAGATACGGGAGATTACGATTCAGTTTTCTTCCGATCTTTTCTTCAAGAGCTTTATCAATAAGAATCAGTTCGACTCTATCCGCCGGATGCTGGATAAAGCACAAAAAGGGCTTTGTTTCCCGATGTCTGCCATACTCAAAATATATCCGTTGTTGGATACGCTTGCTTCCGAAAAACAGGGATTTTATGCGGTCATTAAGTTTATGACGATCCTGTATGAACTTTCTCTCTTTGAAGAAGAAGCGCGTACCTTGTCCAGTTCGTCTTTTGCCAAGATAGATATTCATTCGGACAGCCGGCGTGTGCAGAAAGTGCAGGAGTACATCAATACACATTATCAGGAAGAAATACGTCTGGGGCAGTTGGCCGATATGGTGGGGATGACGGATGTGTCATTCAGCCGCTTCTTCAAACTGCGTACAGGCAAGAATCTTTCCGATTATATCATTGATATTCGGCTAGGCTTTGCTTCCCGGTTGCTGGTAGATTCTACGATGTCTATCGCCGAGATTTGTTATGAGTGCGGTTTTAATAACCTTTCCAATTTCAACCGGATCTTCAAGAAGAAAAAGAGTTGTTCGCCCAAAGAGTTTCGTGAGAACTATCGGAAGAAAAAGAAACTGATTTAG
- a CDS encoding ATP-binding protein — MEENFRRYPIGIQNFEDLRNNDCVYVDKTELIYRLTHTNKVYFLSRPRRFGKSLLVSTLEAYFLGKKELFQGLAMETLEKDWTVYPVLHFDFSVSKYITADMLSAVINRQLLLWEKIYQREEGETTFSLRFEGIIRRAYKQTGKQVVVLIDEYDSPMLDSNHNDEVQKEIRNIMRDFFSPLKAQGQYLRFLLLTGISKFSQMSIFSELNNLQNISMRDDYSAICGITEQELRTQLQIDIEQMAQANKETYEEACVHLKQQYDGYHFSENSEDIYNPFSLFNAFAQKKYANFWFSTGTPTFLIDILQESDFDIRELDNTTATAEQFDAPSNRITDPLPVLYQSGYLTIKGYDPDFQLYTLAYPNKEVRKGFIESLMPAYVHLPARENTFYVVSFIKDLRIGHLEECLERLKSFFASIPNKLNNKEEKHYQTIFYLFFRLMGQYIDVEVDTAIGRADAVVKLQDTIYVFEFKVDGTPEEALAQINSKGYAIPYQADHRKIVKVGVNFDSATRTIGEWKIELGS, encoded by the coding sequence ATGGAAGAGAATTTCAGAAGATATCCGATAGGAATACAGAACTTTGAAGATTTACGCAATAATGATTGTGTCTATGTTGATAAAACGGAATTGATTTATCGTTTGACTCATACAAATAAAGTCTATTTTCTAAGTCGTCCCCGACGCTTTGGGAAAAGTTTGCTAGTTTCTACACTAGAGGCTTATTTCCTGGGAAAAAAAGAACTGTTTCAGGGCTTGGCTATGGAGACTCTGGAAAAGGATTGGACGGTTTATCCGGTATTACACTTTGATTTTAGTGTGAGTAAATATATAACCGCTGATATGCTGTCAGCCGTTATTAACCGCCAATTGCTTTTATGGGAGAAAATTTATCAACGGGAAGAAGGAGAAACGACTTTCAGTTTACGTTTTGAAGGAATTATTCGTCGTGCTTACAAACAGACGGGTAAACAGGTGGTGGTATTAATAGATGAGTATGACTCACCAATGCTGGACAGCAATCATAATGATGAAGTTCAAAAGGAAATACGTAATATCATGCGGGATTTCTTTAGTCCACTGAAAGCCCAGGGACAGTATCTTCGCTTCTTATTATTGACAGGTATCAGCAAATTCAGCCAAATGAGTATCTTCAGCGAGTTGAATAACTTGCAGAATATCAGCATGAGGGATGATTACAGTGCCATCTGTGGCATCACCGAACAAGAACTGCGCACGCAATTGCAAATTGATATTGAACAAATGGCCCAAGCCAACAAGGAAACATATGAGGAAGCCTGTGTACATTTGAAACAACAATATGACGGCTATCATTTCAGTGAGAACAGTGAAGATATTTATAATCCATTCAGTTTGTTCAATGCATTCGCACAGAAGAAGTATGCCAATTTTTGGTTTTCGACCGGTACTCCCACTTTCCTGATAGATATTCTGCAAGAAAGCGATTTTGATATCCGGGAACTGGATAACACGACCGCCACCGCCGAACAGTTTGATGCGCCCAGCAATAGAATCACCGATCCTCTTCCGGTGCTCTACCAAAGCGGTTATCTCACAATTAAGGGATATGATCCGGATTTCCAACTGTATACACTGGCTTATCCCAACAAGGAAGTAAGAAAAGGATTTATCGAATCGCTGATGCCCGCTTATGTGCATCTGCCTGCACGAGAGAATACATTTTATGTAGTGTCCTTTATTAAAGACTTGCGTATCGGTCATTTAGAGGAGTGTCTGGAAAGACTGAAATCTTTCTTTGCATCTATCCCGAATAAACTGAACAACAAGGAGGAGAAACATTACCAAACAATCTTTTATCTGTTTTTCCGGCTGATGGGACAGTATATAGATGTGGAAGTGGATACAGCCATCGGAAGAGCAGACGCGGTTGTGAAACTTCAAGATACCATCTATGTTTTTGAATTTAAAGTAGATGGTACACCCGAAGAAGCATTAGCGCAGATTAACAGCAAGGGGTATGCTATTCCGTATCAGGCGGATCACAGGAAAATAGTTAAAGTAGGTGTAAACTTTGACAGCGCCACACGAACGATTGGTGAGTGGAAGATAGAACTCGGGAGTTAA